In Brevibacillus brevis NBRC 100599, a single genomic region encodes these proteins:
- a CDS encoding ABC transporter ATP-binding protein — translation MLSVECVEKSYRKGGLFSREREQVLSNISFECKSGECFGIIGESGSGKSTLGRLLLGIEKPDRGTVLFEGKKVEDRKVRTGNISAVFQDYTSSINPLYTVEDAIREPLQIKRRGRKDVRSEIDHLLSQVGLDPSYRKKYPHELSGGEAQRVCIARAISTEPRCILFDEAISSLDGSVQMQVLDLLKDLRKRYKISYIFITHDIQAAAYICDRVMVIRNGEIEEIVRVEELKDVQSAYTKKLLQMTIA, via the coding sequence TTGCTGAGCGTTGAGTGTGTAGAGAAATCATACAGAAAAGGCGGATTGTTCTCAAGGGAAAGAGAGCAAGTGTTGAGTAACATTAGCTTCGAATGCAAGTCTGGGGAGTGTTTCGGCATCATCGGAGAAAGCGGAAGTGGTAAATCGACATTAGGAAGATTGCTCCTGGGGATAGAAAAGCCTGATCGAGGTACCGTCTTGTTTGAGGGCAAAAAAGTAGAGGATCGAAAAGTAAGAACAGGGAATATCAGCGCTGTATTTCAAGATTACACTTCTTCGATCAATCCATTATATACAGTTGAGGACGCCATTCGGGAGCCTTTGCAAATAAAAAGACGGGGACGAAAAGATGTTCGAAGCGAGATTGACCATTTATTAAGTCAAGTAGGGTTGGATCCTTCCTATCGAAAGAAATATCCTCATGAGCTATCAGGGGGGGAGGCTCAGAGGGTATGCATAGCGAGAGCCATTTCAACGGAACCGAGATGCATTCTATTCGATGAAGCAATCAGTTCATTGGATGGGTCTGTGCAAATGCAAGTGCTTGATTTACTAAAAGACTTGAGAAAACGTTACAAGATTAGCTATATCTTCATCACCCATGATATACAGGCTGCCGCCTATATTTGCGACAGAGTCATGGTCATACGAAATGGTGAGATCGAAGAGATTGTGAGGGTTGAAGAATTAAAAGATGTTCAATCCGCCTATACGAAGAAACTGCTGCAAATGACTATTGCTTAA
- the cntD gene encoding staphylopine uptake ABC transporter ATP-binding protein CntD has translation MNILEVNNLKIWDSRNDRVIVPNSSFHVKQGSCLAIVGESGSGKSVTCKAIMRLNKAGIHQSGDILLRGENLMELSEQEMRKKRGKQLCMILQNGMRAFDPSCVVGVHLKETLVEHFGWSRDEITTKMKNAMESVMLKDPKEVMNKYPHQLSGGTLQRVMIALAIVLEPDILIADEPTTALDTISQFEVVEQFLQLRDRMGCSMIFISHDLGIVKLMADEVLVMKEGEIVENGTTEAIFSEPQHTYTRYLLSTKLPMNQHFKRVMGGVSIAER, from the coding sequence ATGAACATTTTGGAGGTAAATAACCTGAAAATCTGGGACAGCCGCAATGATCGAGTGATCGTTCCAAACAGTTCATTTCATGTGAAGCAGGGAAGCTGTCTGGCCATTGTTGGAGAAAGCGGAAGCGGGAAGTCGGTTACGTGCAAGGCCATCATGAGATTGAATAAAGCCGGGATTCACCAATCGGGAGACATTCTATTACGAGGAGAAAACCTCATGGAGCTCTCCGAACAGGAGATGAGGAAAAAGAGGGGAAAGCAGCTTTGCATGATTTTACAGAATGGCATGCGTGCCTTTGATCCCTCTTGCGTGGTGGGCGTTCATTTAAAGGAGACGCTAGTGGAGCATTTTGGATGGAGTCGTGACGAAATCACAACCAAAATGAAAAATGCCATGGAAAGCGTCATGCTGAAAGACCCGAAAGAGGTAATGAATAAGTATCCCCACCAGCTGTCGGGTGGAACGCTGCAGCGGGTCATGATTGCGCTGGCTATCGTATTAGAGCCTGACATTCTGATTGCTGATGAACCCACGACAGCACTCGATACAATCTCGCAGTTCGAAGTGGTTGAACAGTTCCTGCAATTGCGTGATCGAATGGGCTGTTCCATGATCTTCATCTCTCACGATTTAGGAATTGTCAAATTAATGGCAGATGAGGTTCTCGTCATGAAAGAAGGAGAAATTGTTGAAAACGGGACGACCGAAGCCATCTTCTCTGAACCGCAGCATACCTATACCCGTTACTTACTCTCCACGAAGCTGCCGATGAATCAACATTTTAAGAGGGTCATGGGAGGAGTTAGTATTGCTGAGCGTTGA
- a CDS encoding MBL fold metallo-hydrolase has translation MLLRYFYDEKLAHASYLVGCQKTGEAIVIDPARNLAPYFQVAKAEGVTIVAAAETHIHADFVSGARELGALHQAKLFLSNEGDEDWKYQYVKGLNHQLVHDGDRFFIGNLLFEVMHTPGHTPESISFLLTDLGGNADRPIGIFTGDFVFVGDIGRPDLLEKAAGMKGTSELGARAMFQSLQKFKQLPDYMQVWPAHGAGSACGKALGAVPSSTVGYEKLFNWAMSHTSEEEFVQALLDGQPEPPTYFAVMKRVNKEGPALLKELPVVQEFNSLEAVNKSLENGQIIDTRPFHKFAKGYLAGTLHIPFNKSFANWAGWIVDYDRPVHILTTPYELDEILQALHAVGIDHVTGFIDSTKLMESEVSSLETIEEVTPLEIAERVEKGEVHVVDVRNLAEWKEGHIPDAQHIMLGSLAMRLDEIPHDKPLLVQCRSGARSAIGASILKANGFKDVMNLSGGILQWQINGLAVVQRG, from the coding sequence ATGTTATTGCGTTACTTTTATGATGAGAAGCTGGCCCATGCATCTTATCTGGTCGGCTGCCAAAAAACCGGGGAGGCGATTGTGATCGATCCCGCACGCAATTTGGCTCCTTATTTTCAGGTCGCCAAAGCAGAGGGAGTAACCATTGTAGCCGCCGCCGAAACCCACATTCACGCTGATTTTGTATCTGGTGCCAGGGAACTGGGCGCACTTCATCAAGCGAAGCTGTTTTTATCCAATGAGGGCGATGAAGATTGGAAATATCAATACGTGAAAGGCTTGAACCATCAGCTTGTGCACGATGGGGATCGCTTTTTTATCGGAAACTTGCTATTTGAAGTCATGCATACCCCTGGCCATACGCCTGAGAGTATCTCCTTCCTTTTGACAGACCTTGGAGGGAATGCAGATCGCCCTATTGGGATCTTCACAGGAGATTTCGTCTTTGTCGGCGATATCGGCAGACCGGACTTGCTCGAAAAAGCAGCGGGAATGAAGGGGACGTCCGAGTTAGGTGCAAGAGCCATGTTCCAGTCCCTCCAAAAATTCAAGCAACTGCCGGATTATATGCAGGTATGGCCAGCCCATGGCGCAGGAAGTGCTTGCGGGAAAGCACTGGGGGCCGTGCCGTCTTCTACCGTCGGCTATGAAAAGCTCTTTAACTGGGCGATGTCACACACGAGTGAAGAGGAATTCGTTCAGGCGCTCCTGGATGGACAACCAGAGCCGCCAACGTATTTTGCCGTGATGAAACGCGTGAATAAGGAAGGCCCTGCCTTGCTAAAGGAGCTTCCTGTTGTTCAAGAGTTCAACTCGCTAGAAGCGGTAAATAAATCACTGGAAAACGGACAGATAATTGATACGCGACCTTTCCACAAATTTGCGAAGGGTTATCTGGCGGGAACACTTCATATTCCCTTTAACAAGTCATTTGCCAACTGGGCAGGCTGGATTGTCGATTACGATCGCCCCGTTCACATCCTGACCACCCCATATGAGCTGGACGAGATTTTGCAAGCCTTGCATGCTGTAGGGATTGATCATGTCACAGGCTTTATCGACAGCACCAAGCTAATGGAAAGTGAAGTGTCTTCGCTCGAGACAATTGAAGAGGTAACACCGCTAGAGATTGCAGAGCGCGTGGAAAAGGGAGAGGTTCATGTAGTAGATGTACGTAATCTGGCTGAGTGGAAGGAAGGACATATTCCAGATGCACAGCACATCATGCTCGGTTCACTCGCCATGCGGCTAGATGAGATTCCTCACGATAAACCGCTTCTCGTACAATGCCGTTCCGGTGCCCGATCTGCCATTGGCGCAAGCATTCTTAAAGCAAACGGATTCAAGGATGTAATGAATTTGAGCGGCGGTATCTTACAATGGCAAATAAACGGCTTGGCAGTAGTACAACGAGGATAA
- the cntE gene encoding staphylopine family metallophore export MFS transporter CntE, translated as MRGALSWPFLRLYILTLLYFSANSILNVIIPLKGAELGATNTTIGVVMGAYLFTTMFFRPWAGHIIQKHGPIKVLRTILIFNGAALILYTFTELEGFIVARILQGMCTAFFSMALQLGIIDALPDKDRSQGISLYSLCAYLPGIFGPLLALGIWQAGDSSYFTVAMVTIAILTGVVGYSASIDKKVAEPAPGQTEQGATMLGSVSQLVKNPYLCKCSVLMLAASIIFGAVTTFIPLYAVQINYGNAGIFLMLQAGTVVLSRFVLRTKIPSDGKWRSSFMMGIMLILAVAALSVSFSSVGGAAFLYVGAILMGIAQALLYPTLTTYLTFVLPKTDRNVLIGLFIAMADLGVSLGGVIMGPVADHFSYSFMYMICAILGVTMIIFAYERSKKSSAGLR; from the coding sequence ATGAGAGGGGCTCTGTCTTGGCCATTTTTACGATTATACATATTGACTCTTTTGTATTTTAGTGCGAACTCAATTCTGAATGTCATTATTCCGTTAAAGGGTGCAGAGTTGGGTGCAACCAATACAACAATTGGAGTCGTTATGGGAGCGTATCTGTTTACAACCATGTTTTTTCGGCCGTGGGCAGGCCATATCATCCAAAAACATGGCCCAATCAAGGTGCTCCGCACGATTCTTATTTTCAATGGAGCGGCTCTCATTTTATATACGTTTACTGAATTAGAGGGTTTTATTGTTGCCCGTATTCTGCAAGGGATGTGTACCGCTTTTTTCTCCATGGCCTTACAGCTAGGGATTATTGATGCGTTGCCGGACAAGGATCGTTCACAAGGGATCTCCCTGTATTCCTTATGTGCTTATTTGCCTGGTATTTTTGGCCCTCTACTCGCTTTAGGCATCTGGCAAGCGGGGGATAGCTCTTATTTTACAGTTGCCATGGTCACCATTGCGATCCTTACAGGAGTGGTGGGTTATAGCGCCAGCATCGACAAAAAAGTAGCAGAGCCTGCTCCGGGTCAGACTGAACAGGGAGCAACCATGCTTGGTTCTGTGAGCCAATTAGTCAAAAACCCGTATTTATGTAAATGCAGCGTCCTGATGCTGGCGGCATCCATTATATTTGGAGCTGTGACAACCTTTATACCGCTGTACGCTGTACAAATTAACTACGGGAATGCGGGAATTTTCCTGATGCTTCAAGCGGGTACCGTCGTATTATCGCGGTTTGTGTTGAGAACGAAAATTCCGTCAGATGGTAAGTGGCGTTCCTCTTTTATGATGGGAATTATGCTCATTCTTGCAGTAGCGGCGTTAAGTGTAAGCTTTTCTAGCGTGGGTGGAGCAGCCTTTCTCTACGTAGGGGCCATATTAATGGGAATTGCTCAAGCCCTTCTCTATCCTACGTTAACGACGTATTTGACATTTGTTCTGCCAAAGACGGATCGCAATGTGTTAATCGGGTTATTCATAGCTATGGCCGATTTGGGTGTTTCTCTGGGAGGAGTCATCATGGGGCCAGTCGCTGATCATTTCTCTTATTCCTTTATGTATATGATTTGTGCAATCTTAGGCGTAACGATGATCATTTTTGCCTATGAACGAAGCAAAAAAAGTTCTGCAGGATTACGATAA
- the cntA gene encoding staphylopine-dependent metal ABC transporter substrate-binding lipoprotein produces MTRRMGSLLRTFMVSVVLLVGCSHGDTEKTELTNKGKEIVYATSKDINDMNPHFYSGSMPAQGMVYESLVENTEDGIKPLLAESWEVSEDGKVYTFHLRKNVTFHDGELFNAEAVKRNIEAVQSNASKHSWIKLSTKIVACNVLDEYTVELVLSEPYYPTLVELSMTRPYVFISPKNFVNGGTKEGVSGYNGTGPYKLTEHKVDQYAVFEANENYWGGAPKVKKITAKVLPAGETTFLALQKGEVNFVFTDDRGANSLDVAAMNQFVESGEHQTIRSQPMNTGIIVANSSKTESPVYEKAVREAFWHAIDRETISKQIFEGTEQPADTLFSSNVHYANVKLEKRGYDLEKAKKILEEAGWGIGNTGEFRSKNGKPLAMKLYYDVNSSTQKMQAELIQYTVKRIGVQLEMIGEESSSIANRRSTGDYDLLFNQTWGLAYDPQSTIAAFTSKSSYYHTTRGLAQADELYKKIEEVMVSTNEEHRKSLYADILTIVHEEAVFIPITNGRVTILAPKNLQGISFKQTQFELPFERMYFE; encoded by the coding sequence ATGACAAGAAGAATGGGATCTTTATTAAGGACGTTCATGGTCTCCGTCGTTCTGCTGGTTGGCTGCAGTCACGGTGATACGGAAAAAACGGAGTTAACCAATAAAGGGAAAGAAATTGTGTATGCCACTTCGAAAGATATTAACGATATGAACCCGCATTTTTATTCCGGCTCCATGCCAGCTCAAGGGATGGTGTACGAATCGTTGGTGGAAAATACAGAAGATGGGATCAAACCTTTGTTGGCTGAATCTTGGGAAGTTTCCGAAGACGGAAAGGTGTACACGTTTCATTTGAGAAAAAACGTGACGTTTCATGATGGAGAGCTGTTTAATGCGGAAGCAGTGAAAAGGAATATCGAAGCGGTGCAAAGCAATGCAAGCAAGCATTCCTGGATCAAGTTATCAACAAAGATCGTGGCCTGCAATGTACTCGATGAGTATACGGTTGAACTGGTCTTATCCGAACCGTACTACCCGACGCTGGTCGAATTGTCGATGACAAGACCTTATGTATTCATCTCGCCAAAAAATTTTGTGAACGGGGGAACCAAAGAAGGTGTTAGTGGTTATAACGGAACTGGTCCCTATAAGCTCACTGAGCATAAAGTCGATCAGTATGCCGTATTTGAAGCGAATGAAAATTATTGGGGTGGCGCGCCTAAAGTGAAGAAAATCACGGCCAAAGTACTTCCCGCAGGAGAAACTACTTTCTTGGCATTGCAAAAGGGAGAAGTCAACTTTGTATTTACGGATGATCGAGGGGCTAATAGTCTCGATGTGGCAGCCATGAATCAATTTGTTGAATCAGGTGAACACCAAACCATTCGCAGTCAACCAATGAACACAGGCATAATTGTCGCCAATAGCAGCAAAACAGAGAGCCCTGTATATGAAAAGGCTGTACGCGAAGCGTTTTGGCATGCGATTGACAGAGAGACCATCAGCAAACAAATATTTGAAGGCACTGAACAACCAGCTGATACCCTTTTCTCTTCGAATGTTCATTACGCTAACGTGAAATTAGAGAAGCGGGGATACGATTTGGAAAAAGCGAAGAAGATTTTGGAGGAGGCGGGCTGGGGTATCGGGAATACGGGCGAATTCAGATCGAAAAACGGAAAGCCATTAGCCATGAAGCTTTATTATGATGTAAATTCGTCCACGCAAAAAATGCAGGCTGAATTGATTCAATATACGGTAAAAAGGATTGGGGTCCAACTGGAGATGATTGGCGAGGAGTCTTCTTCGATTGCGAACAGAAGATCTACAGGTGACTATGACCTGCTTTTTAATCAAACGTGGGGACTCGCATATGATCCGCAGAGCACAATCGCTGCTTTTACTTCCAAGTCTTCCTATTACCATACGACAAGAGGCCTCGCGCAAGCTGATGAGCTCTATAAAAAAATAGAAGAAGTCATGGTGTCGACGAATGAGGAACATAGAAAATCGCTATATGCTGATATTTTGACCATTGTCCATGAGGAAGCCGTATTTATTCCGATTACGAATGGAAGAGTCACGATCCTGGCTCCCAAAAACCTGCAGGGTATCTCGTTTAAGCAAACGCAATTCGAGCTTCCATTTGAGCGGATGTACTTTGAATAA
- the cntC gene encoding staphylopine uptake ABC transporter permease subunit CntC: MNRFQHVWKDKVAVLSLSIISLTTMAGIFAPFVAPHDPAEVHMELRFASASWEYLLGNDHLGRCVLSRLIYAIRPSMLWVFAALLLSVLTGSIVGVLAGYFRGKTDAFLMRVCDVILSFPGYVMTLAIIGILGVGFENVIIAFVLMKWAWFARIIRASVMQYAESDYVKFSKAIGASNLGIMIRHIIPVALPDIAVISSSSFGSMILQISGFSFLGLGIQAPEAEWGMMLNEAREVMFSRPEFMLAPGLTIVIVVSAINYLSDTLQVALDPKLMTSTYKQQGLVRASAVKLEGKGVA, encoded by the coding sequence ATGAATCGATTCCAACATGTGTGGAAAGACAAGGTTGCTGTCCTATCCTTATCCATTATCTCGCTTACAACTATGGCTGGAATATTTGCACCTTTCGTTGCACCGCATGATCCCGCAGAAGTACATATGGAGCTTCGATTTGCATCCGCATCATGGGAGTATCTCTTGGGCAACGACCACTTAGGGCGATGCGTTTTATCCAGACTCATTTACGCTATTCGTCCCAGCATGCTATGGGTCTTCGCTGCGCTGCTCCTTTCTGTATTGACTGGGTCAATTGTAGGGGTTCTTGCGGGTTACTTTCGTGGAAAAACCGATGCCTTCTTAATGCGTGTTTGCGATGTGATCCTTTCTTTTCCGGGATATGTCATGACCCTGGCGATTATCGGCATTTTGGGAGTAGGTTTTGAAAATGTAATCATCGCCTTTGTATTGATGAAATGGGCGTGGTTTGCTCGAATCATCAGAGCGTCAGTCATGCAATATGCGGAATCCGACTATGTAAAATTCTCAAAGGCAATCGGCGCAAGCAATTTGGGAATCATGATCAGGCACATTATTCCGGTTGCATTGCCCGACATTGCTGTCATTTCAAGCAGCTCCTTCGGTTCGATGATTTTGCAAATATCAGGATTCTCTTTCCTAGGTTTAGGCATTCAAGCACCGGAAGCAGAGTGGGGCATGATGTTGAATGAAGCGAGAGAGGTCATGTTTTCCCGCCCGGAATTCATGCTAGCTCCCGGTTTGACCATCGTGATCGTCGTATCGGCCATTAACTATTTGTCTGATACGCTTCAAGTGGCTTTAGATCCCAAATTGATGACTTCTACATATAAGCAGCAAGGGTTAGTAAGAGCCTCTGCCGTGAAGCTCGAAGGAAAAGGGGTGGCATAA
- a CDS encoding FAD/NAD(P)-binding oxidoreductase yields the protein MAKQAHYTVVIVGAGSAGISVAARLVRASKRLIGQVAIIDPASKHYYQPLWTLVGGGAAKKEESERDLSSLIPTGVDWICDAVTMFQPEQNTLSTKQGAVFSYDYLVVAAGLQLDWEGVKGLKDAVGKNGVCSNYAYQTVESTWEAIRGFKGGTAIFTHPNSPVKCGGAPQKIMYLADDYFRKLHVRNESAIIFASAKGSIFDVPTYATTLNKVIRRKNIETRYKHNLLEVRADTKEAVFENLDTKEQVVWKYDMLHVTPPMKAPDFIANSALADTGGWVDVDPFTLLHKRFPTIFGIGDCTNLPTSKTGAAIRKQAPVVEKNLLALINGNPLTAKYDGYTSCPLVTGYNKLVLAEFDYNLKPCETFPFDQSKERFSMYLMKKELLPILYWNGMLKGLM from the coding sequence ATGGCAAAACAAGCTCATTATACGGTTGTGATCGTGGGAGCAGGCTCAGCAGGTATCTCTGTTGCTGCCCGTCTCGTCCGTGCTTCCAAAAGGCTCATAGGACAAGTCGCCATCATCGATCCCGCATCCAAACATTATTATCAGCCTTTGTGGACATTAGTCGGAGGTGGTGCCGCGAAAAAGGAGGAATCCGAGCGTGATCTCTCCTCTCTGATTCCCACAGGCGTTGACTGGATCTGCGATGCGGTCACCATGTTTCAACCGGAACAAAACACGCTTAGTACGAAGCAGGGGGCTGTCTTTTCCTATGATTACCTCGTTGTTGCTGCCGGACTGCAACTTGATTGGGAGGGGGTAAAGGGTTTGAAGGATGCCGTCGGAAAGAATGGCGTTTGCAGCAATTACGCATACCAAACGGTAGAAAGTACATGGGAAGCCATCCGGGGTTTTAAAGGCGGCACTGCCATTTTTACCCATCCGAATTCACCTGTAAAATGCGGCGGAGCCCCTCAGAAAATCATGTATCTGGCCGATGATTACTTTCGCAAGTTACATGTTCGCAACGAGTCAGCGATCATTTTTGCATCAGCGAAGGGAAGTATTTTTGACGTTCCCACGTATGCCACTACCCTCAATAAGGTCATTCGTCGCAAGAACATCGAAACGAGATACAAGCATAACCTACTGGAGGTACGGGCGGATACCAAAGAAGCCGTCTTCGAGAATCTGGACACCAAAGAGCAGGTAGTATGGAAGTATGACATGCTTCATGTGACCCCTCCCATGAAAGCGCCCGATTTCATTGCAAACAGCGCATTGGCAGACACAGGAGGCTGGGTCGATGTCGATCCATTTACGCTTTTGCACAAGAGATTTCCCACTATTTTCGGCATTGGCGATTGCACGAATCTTCCCACATCCAAAACCGGAGCTGCTATTCGCAAACAGGCGCCTGTGGTTGAGAAAAACCTGCTCGCGCTGATCAATGGTAATCCATTGACTGCCAAGTATGACGGTTATACATCCTGCCCACTCGTAACGGGGTACAACAAGCTGGTACTCGCCGAATTTGATTACAACCTGAAGCCGTGCGAAACCTTTCCTTTTGACCAATCCAAAGAAAGATTCAGTATGTACCTGATGAAAAAAGAACTGCTTCCCATCCTTTATTGGAATGGCATGCTAAAAGGATTGATGTGA
- a CDS encoding response regulator, with protein MIRVLLVDDHTMIRKGLRVLLESYSQIKIVGESHTGNDAILKANQLKPDVVLMDLSLPNGLDGFTASKEIRKSNPLVKIVILTMHDEEIFVQEAITVGAHGYILKNSHGELLFQAIVEVYRGKCFYKTSVSQEIINLWLRSDAKTLPSVLTLREKELVRLIVLGYSNKEMADKLLISVKTVENHKTNIMQKLGLDSKHQLIQYAIKNRYLDLAF; from the coding sequence GTGATACGAGTGCTTTTGGTTGATGATCACACGATGATTCGGAAGGGATTGCGTGTGCTTCTCGAAAGTTACTCTCAAATTAAAATTGTCGGAGAGAGTCATACAGGCAATGATGCCATCTTGAAAGCCAATCAGCTGAAACCCGATGTAGTGCTGATGGATTTGTCATTGCCGAACGGGTTGGATGGGTTTACCGCGAGCAAAGAGATTCGCAAGTCGAATCCTTTGGTGAAAATCGTCATATTGACCATGCATGACGAGGAGATTTTCGTCCAGGAGGCCATCACGGTCGGAGCCCATGGCTACATTTTAAAAAACAGCCATGGAGAACTGCTGTTTCAAGCCATTGTGGAGGTTTACAGAGGCAAGTGCTTTTACAAGACTTCAGTATCGCAAGAAATCATCAATCTATGGCTGAGATCGGATGCCAAGACGTTGCCTTCTGTTTTAACGCTGCGTGAAAAGGAGCTTGTCAGACTCATTGTGCTTGGCTATTCCAATAAAGAAATGGCGGATAAGCTGTTGATCAGCGTAAAAACCGTGGAGAACCACAAAACGAATATCATGCAGAAACTAGGATTGGATTCCAAGCATCAATTGATCCAATACGCCATAAAAAATAGATATCTCGATCTGGCGTTTTAA
- the opp1B gene encoding nickel/cobalt ABC transporter permease, whose translation MGSYIIKRFMLSIPLVLIVSFVTFSFIHLSPMDPAEVVLHSQDIPTITDELLVQTRANLGMDQPFLTRYLNWVASCLQLDLGDSYITGKPVWSMLGPAFFHTVKLTLVSTFAIVSLSIVLGVACALNAGKWVDRSVRGVSFFLTSMPSYWLAALLIWYFSVKLDLLPTSGMESYKSYVLPVVVITISYAGIYFRIIRSSMLSNMNEDYVLYARACGLPEKKITMHILRNSLQVAISVFCMAIPIILGSTVVVENIFAWPGLGTLSVKSILSRDFPIIQAYVLVLAVAFILFNTVSDIINAALKPKIRDGL comes from the coding sequence ATGGGTAGCTATATCATCAAAAGGTTCATGCTATCGATTCCTTTGGTCCTGATCGTATCGTTTGTAACGTTTTCTTTCATTCATCTATCTCCTATGGATCCTGCCGAAGTGGTGCTGCATTCGCAAGACATTCCCACAATAACGGATGAGTTACTTGTTCAAACCAGAGCGAACCTTGGGATGGACCAACCCTTTTTGACCCGGTACCTAAACTGGGTCGCTTCATGCTTGCAGCTTGATCTTGGAGATTCATACATAACGGGAAAACCCGTGTGGTCTATGCTAGGACCAGCCTTTTTCCATACAGTAAAGCTGACGTTGGTTTCGACATTTGCCATAGTTTCGCTGTCCATCGTTTTGGGAGTGGCATGCGCATTGAACGCAGGCAAATGGGTGGACAGATCAGTCAGAGGCGTTTCATTTTTCCTGACATCGATGCCGTCCTATTGGCTCGCCGCTCTGCTGATCTGGTATTTTTCCGTCAAGTTGGATTTGCTTCCGACAAGCGGAATGGAGTCGTACAAAAGCTATGTATTGCCCGTTGTTGTGATTACAATCAGCTATGCTGGCATCTATTTTCGAATCATCAGAAGTTCCATGTTAAGCAACATGAATGAAGACTATGTTCTCTATGCAAGGGCATGCGGCTTACCGGAGAAAAAGATCACGATGCACATTCTCAGAAATTCATTGCAGGTGGCCATTTCCGTATTTTGCATGGCAATTCCCATTATTTTGGGAAGCACAGTCGTCGTGGAAAACATCTTTGCTTGGCCGGGACTCGGTACGCTAAGCGTCAAATCCATTTTAAGCAGGGATTTTCCGATCATTCAAGCCTATGTCCTAGTGTTGGCAGTCGCTTTTATTCTGTTCAACACCGTTTCCGACATCATCAATGCGGCATTGAAACCCAAAATAAGGGATGGTCTCTAG
- a CDS encoding PAS domain-containing sensor histidine kinase: MERYGEEGKAMDNGYLKQIFDHLQDGIILMDQERKIMVMNPSAEKMTGWIRGEKVPFCSYCQNRELEPGEERCYLLAKREVPYFLSAMPTYEGRYVDMEMSTAVIYENGEQNMQDVLLVLKDMTVKKKEEEVRISKQVLQKTLEAQENEHKRLARELHDGVGQSLYSVSVGIQAIQARLNERGQFREFMQEIVNELEKAIQDVKLYSLQLRPHSLDQLGLIPTVQHLVSSLNKAHQDVSITFSYSNVSDHFQPNLEINLYRVIQESLHNALKYAKATLIEVILYKEDDLLTLLIQDNGIGFVRDQVQVGLGLKHMEERVDQMEGTLQIQSVLLEGTSIKVTVAGQGGRVE, translated from the coding sequence ATGGAACGCTATGGTGAAGAAGGAAAAGCGATGGATAACGGGTATCTGAAGCAAATCTTCGATCACTTGCAGGACGGGATTATTCTCATGGATCAAGAACGAAAAATTATGGTGATGAACCCATCCGCAGAGAAAATGACGGGTTGGATACGAGGAGAAAAGGTCCCGTTCTGCTCCTACTGCCAAAACAGAGAGTTGGAACCGGGAGAAGAACGATGTTATTTGCTCGCCAAACGGGAGGTTCCCTATTTTCTCTCTGCGATGCCTACCTATGAAGGACGGTACGTAGACATGGAGATGAGCACGGCTGTCATCTATGAAAATGGTGAACAAAACATGCAGGATGTCCTATTAGTTTTAAAAGATATGACGGTCAAGAAAAAAGAAGAGGAGGTCAGAATCTCCAAGCAGGTGCTGCAAAAAACACTAGAAGCTCAAGAAAATGAACACAAGCGCCTGGCCCGGGAACTGCACGACGGCGTAGGTCAATCCTTGTATTCTGTTTCAGTAGGTATTCAGGCAATTCAAGCACGCCTCAATGAGAGGGGACAATTCCGGGAATTCATGCAAGAGATTGTGAATGAGCTGGAAAAAGCGATACAAGATGTCAAGCTGTATTCTCTACAGCTGCGTCCGCATAGTCTCGATCAGCTGGGGCTGATTCCTACCGTACAGCATCTTGTTTCTAGCTTGAACAAAGCACATCAGGATGTTTCCATTACCTTTTCTTACAGCAATGTTAGTGATCATTTTCAGCCAAACTTGGAAATCAATCTGTACCGTGTCATCCAAGAATCCTTACATAACGCACTGAAATACGCGAAGGCCACACTCATTGAAGTCATCTTGTACAAGGAAGACGACCTACTGACTCTGCTCATTCAGGACAACGGAATCGGATTTGTGCGCGATCAGGTTCAGGTTGGTCTGGGCCTCAAACATATGGAAGAACGAGTGGATCAGATGGAGGGGACTCTTCAGATTCAATCCGTCCTCCTCGAAGGTACATCGATCAAGGTAACGGTAGCAGGACAAGGAGGGAGAGTAGAGTGA